One genomic segment of Kiritimatiella glycovorans includes these proteins:
- a CDS encoding RHS repeat-associated core domain-containing protein gives MMKRKYVPVKPVALMVECALLNTPCPESAPARNYTDPYRDAPYYGNRNIYGYRDSSLCHYLGSDTVTLHFTVDFHHCPTNRLDLWLPNHGNNARGGELVEGVEDGYRYTHTASNNRGNNHRWELPDNNVHRGVPSLPDWDGGNPTTGIPGYTGRTSGYLTVTERNPLPCPPHKGPKHCEYEITLQLSGDGTFDLPPPAEPEITLGDPKGFSEEPISGTTGDLFFKERDLSAPLPGLPLEFTRHYHSTLAETGALGRCWTHRYDWSADRAQTVHGSVTAEVMRVRTGTGKIHTFHPDGSGGFEPAKGLNWTLCGNATNGYTLSVPPDLEYAFNGEGRLDHIRRLSGPQIDLSYTNLPAGERLIEVSHPAGKSLNLSYSNGLLRSATLSTNLAVSCEYTASGQLRRSERTGEGAALTRTYDCAADGAGVITQRVDGLGHVYRYGYTTNLPPARGTSLSINDQWYAHQVDYEAGARPEDPVTAIAYNLGDVTVTNLYYYEPFFGQIIEQHGPFADPAEGGPSVRFDHDLAGNTTNETRYAADTNLFIRTWSQYDARNNRTLRGTGYGTDPRCFESMTYDTHNLLQVLTDASGLRTEFDYTNGLVAAIRTFPATNRTTETRLAYTTHGLLAAVTNANGHWTRHYYDASGFRTSSVPQAGPALSFAYNELGHLVRTERGGVCLASNRVDALGRVLEVRYPDGTGEQFARDAHGRVTNHVDRAGRVTTTRWYPTGKVREIGRVCNGTNLTIRYAYDPLFHTLSITDRLDRAVETYRLDLQGRVEEVTNLEGQQMSVSNGVGDYVLAITRFDGTEVGYDYDRDGRRSEARYPDATNIYTYASNGLLRTAGDATGSVSNRYDGAGRLIGREVDRPGEDWSLAYGYDPAGNRTNAQVSCAGTNLLYSWGIDAAERVDALSGPGSDWTLAYDPTHGRLASISATNAGVWMSRHCDVMDRVTNLLWHAGSTVALEIKYGYDAAGMITSRVIRTAATTNRASYAYDALERLRTGTRGENTMTYRYDAAGNRTSKRGGDWTVDYTRGAGNRLAAWTATSSNDFASLRTFDVLGSSSEPIGTNGAFGYLQISNAVSCVTPEVSGAVFRAEDFVVGWSTQEVTAAIRDAAGNMGYATHTLVLGVVTNAQYGYDAAGCVTNITCRGHAADWDAELRWDGRYRLTSVTLGGLEIEHEYDLDGRRTRREVRTSGATNTVHYIYDGEQVVAEIDESGTLRRTYVWAPEIDRLLSFTDYESGATNTYYALTDPQGTVHALLDETGAVAESYEYNAWGRVEAVRQADGEELTRSALANRYLWQGREYDWALHETTGGYGLYQFRARWYDPVTGRFLSKDPIGINGGLNQYVFCGNDPVNGTDPFGLCDSGQDTPRWWEYFIPSRIWYGPYGGANMVGYYRRAGQSGMRPENIGPDAIGYPQGAPVRNWLDVTYLMHDRELAGAKSPQNVRRADARLILRSFVAPLRSPGPDFSERPPLFRAWAAIPAFLVAHPGSRFGVMQGAGADGSDQGVFYLFDIDF, from the coding sequence ATGATGAAGCGAAAATACGTTCCGGTGAAACCCGTGGCCCTGATGGTGGAATGCGCGCTTCTCAATACGCCGTGCCCGGAATCGGCCCCGGCAAGAAACTATACGGACCCCTATCGTGACGCGCCGTATTACGGAAACCGGAATATTTACGGGTACCGCGACAGCAGTCTCTGTCATTACCTCGGCTCGGATACGGTTACCCTCCATTTCACGGTGGACTTCCACCACTGTCCCACCAACCGCCTGGATCTTTGGCTGCCGAATCACGGGAACAACGCACGCGGCGGGGAGCTTGTAGAGGGGGTCGAAGACGGCTACCGCTACACGCACACCGCATCGAACAACCGGGGTAACAATCATCGCTGGGAGCTTCCGGATAACAACGTGCACCGCGGAGTTCCCTCCCTGCCGGACTGGGACGGCGGGAATCCGACGACCGGCATCCCGGGGTACACCGGCCGGACCAGCGGTTACCTCACGGTGACGGAACGTAATCCGCTGCCCTGCCCACCCCATAAGGGGCCGAAGCACTGCGAATACGAGATTACCCTGCAGCTCTCCGGCGACGGCACGTTCGACCTCCCGCCGCCGGCGGAGCCGGAGATTACGCTGGGCGATCCGAAGGGCTTTTCGGAGGAGCCGATCAGCGGCACCACGGGCGATCTGTTCTTTAAGGAACGGGACCTCTCCGCGCCGCTGCCCGGCCTGCCGCTGGAATTCACCCGGCACTACCATAGCACGCTCGCGGAGACGGGCGCGCTGGGCCGGTGCTGGACGCACCGCTACGACTGGTCGGCGGATAGGGCTCAGACCGTGCACGGCAGTGTGACCGCGGAGGTGATGCGGGTTCGCACCGGCACGGGCAAAATCCATACGTTTCACCCCGACGGCAGCGGCGGATTCGAACCCGCGAAAGGACTGAACTGGACACTCTGCGGCAACGCAACGAACGGCTATACGCTCAGCGTCCCCCCGGACCTGGAGTACGCCTTTAACGGGGAAGGGCGACTGGACCATATCCGGCGGCTCTCGGGCCCGCAGATCGATCTGAGCTATACGAATCTGCCCGCGGGGGAGCGGCTGATCGAGGTGAGCCATCCGGCGGGGAAGAGCCTGAATCTGAGTTATTCGAACGGCCTGTTGCGCAGCGCGACGCTTTCGACGAATCTCGCGGTCTCCTGCGAATACACCGCCTCAGGGCAGCTCCGTCGCAGCGAACGCACCGGGGAGGGCGCGGCCCTGACACGAACCTACGACTGCGCGGCGGACGGCGCGGGTGTGATCACGCAGCGCGTGGACGGACTCGGCCATGTCTATCGCTACGGCTATACCACCAACCTTCCGCCGGCCAGAGGTACGTCCCTCTCGATCAACGATCAGTGGTACGCCCACCAGGTCGACTACGAGGCGGGCGCGCGACCGGAGGATCCGGTCACGGCGATCGCCTACAACCTGGGCGACGTGACCGTCACCAATCTGTATTACTACGAGCCGTTCTTCGGGCAGATCATCGAACAGCACGGGCCCTTTGCCGACCCGGCGGAGGGAGGACCCTCGGTCCGCTTTGATCACGACCTCGCGGGCAACACGACCAACGAGACCCGGTACGCGGCGGACACCAACCTCTTCATCCGCACCTGGTCGCAGTACGACGCGCGGAACAACCGCACCCTGCGCGGAACCGGCTACGGCACAGACCCGCGCTGTTTCGAGTCGATGACGTACGATACCCATAACCTCCTGCAGGTCCTCACCGATGCCTCGGGCCTGCGCACGGAGTTCGATTACACGAACGGCCTGGTCGCGGCGATCCGTACGTTCCCCGCCACCAACCGAACCACAGAGACGCGCCTGGCGTACACCACCCACGGTCTGCTGGCGGCGGTGACCAACGCCAACGGGCACTGGACGCGGCATTACTACGACGCGAGCGGCTTTCGCACCTCGTCGGTGCCGCAGGCGGGACCGGCGCTGAGCTTCGCCTATAACGAGCTGGGCCATCTCGTGCGCACCGAACGCGGCGGCGTGTGTCTGGCGAGCAACCGGGTGGATGCGCTCGGCCGCGTGCTGGAGGTGCGCTATCCCGACGGGACCGGCGAGCAGTTCGCCCGCGACGCGCACGGACGGGTGACGAATCATGTGGACCGCGCGGGGCGGGTGACGACGACCCGCTGGTACCCGACCGGGAAGGTTCGCGAGATCGGCCGGGTGTGCAACGGGACGAATCTCACCATCCGCTACGCCTATGACCCGCTCTTTCATACGCTCTCGATCACCGACCGGCTGGACCGGGCGGTGGAGACCTACCGGCTCGATCTGCAGGGACGCGTGGAAGAGGTCACCAACCTGGAAGGCCAGCAGATGAGCGTCTCAAACGGGGTGGGCGACTACGTCCTGGCGATCACCCGTTTCGACGGTACGGAGGTCGGCTACGATTATGACCGGGACGGGCGGCGTTCGGAGGCGCGCTACCCGGACGCGACGAATATCTACACCTATGCCTCGAACGGCCTCCTGCGCACGGCCGGCGATGCGACGGGCTCGGTGTCGAACCGCTACGACGGCGCGGGGCGGCTCATCGGACGCGAGGTCGACCGGCCGGGCGAGGACTGGAGTCTCGCGTACGGGTACGATCCTGCGGGAAACCGGACGAACGCGCAGGTGAGCTGCGCGGGAACGAACCTCCTCTACTCCTGGGGCATTGACGCGGCGGAGCGGGTGGACGCGCTCTCCGGACCGGGATCGGACTGGACGCTGGCCTACGACCCGACCCACGGCCGACTCGCGTCGATCAGCGCGACGAACGCGGGCGTCTGGATGAGTCGGCACTGCGACGTGATGGATCGCGTGACAAATCTGCTCTGGCACGCCGGGAGCACCGTTGCGCTCGAGATCAAGTACGGCTATGATGCCGCAGGCATGATCACCTCGCGCGTCATCCGGACTGCGGCGACGACGAACCGCGCGTCGTATGCCTACGACGCGCTCGAGCGGCTCCGGACCGGGACGCGCGGCGAAAACACCATGACCTACCGCTACGACGCCGCCGGGAACCGCACCTCGAAGCGCGGCGGGGACTGGACCGTGGACTATACCCGCGGCGCGGGCAATCGGCTCGCGGCGTGGACGGCGACGTCTTCCAATGACTTCGCCTCGCTGCGCACGTTCGACGTGCTCGGGAGTTCCTCCGAACCGATCGGTACGAACGGCGCGTTCGGGTATCTTCAGATCAGCAACGCCGTCTCGTGCGTCACACCGGAGGTCAGCGGGGCGGTATTTCGCGCCGAGGACTTCGTGGTGGGCTGGTCGACGCAGGAGGTCACGGCGGCGATCCGCGACGCGGCGGGGAACATGGGCTACGCGACCCATACGCTGGTGCTGGGGGTGGTGACCAACGCGCAGTACGGGTACGACGCCGCGGGCTGCGTGACGAACATCACCTGCCGCGGCCACGCGGCCGATTGGGATGCGGAACTTCGGTGGGACGGCCGCTACCGGCTCACCTCCGTCACGCTCGGCGGGCTGGAGATCGAACACGAGTACGATCTCGACGGGCGCCGGACCCGCCGCGAGGTGAGAACTTCCGGGGCGACCAACACGGTTCATTACATCTACGACGGCGAACAGGTCGTCGCCGAGATCGACGAGAGCGGGACGCTGCGCCGCACGTATGTATGGGCCCCGGAAATCGACCGGCTGCTCTCGTTCACCGACTACGAGTCCGGGGCGACAAACACGTACTACGCGCTCACCGACCCGCAGGGCACCGTCCACGCGCTGCTCGACGAGACCGGCGCGGTGGCCGAGTCGTACGAGTACAACGCCTGGGGGCGGGTCGAGGCCGTGCGCCAGGCCGACGGCGAGGAGCTGACCCGCTCCGCGCTCGCGAACCGCTACCTCTGGCAGGGGCGCGAGTACGACTGGGCTCTGCACGAAACCACCGGCGGCTACGGCCTCTATCAATTCCGCGCGCGGTGGTATGACCCCGTCACAGGGAGATTCCTCAGTAAAGATCCCATCGGGATCAACGGCGGGTTGAACCAGTATGTGTTCTGCGGGAATGATCCGGTGAATGGTACTGACCCGTTCGGGCTGTGCGATTCAGGACAAGATACGCCAAGATGGTGGGAATACTTCATCCCCAGTCGTATTTGGTATGGTCCCTATGGGGGCGCCAATATGGTCGGCTACTACCGGCGTGCCGGCCAAAGCGGAATGCGCCCCGAGAACATTGGGCCTGATGCCATTGGCTATCCACAGGGCGCGCCGGTCAGGAACTGGCTC